The sequence GATTTGTTTTAGGTGAAAGAAACTTTTCTCATAGTAAGGTTCATAAGCTGTAACCATGCTGTTTGTGTCTTATCTCTGGCAGAACTATAATATCATTGGTTATGAGGAGAAAGTGATGGATGGATTTTATGATGTTTATGGCATCACATCAAATTTGACTGAGCGGGGAAAGATGCCGTTGTTGGTGGATCTGCAAACTACACCAGTCTCAAGAAATATTGATTGTGAAGTGATTGTGGTGAATCGCACAGTTGATACTCAGCTGAAGCAGCTTGAAGAAAAAGCCTATGCTTTACTTAACGAGTGTGGTGTTTCTGAACTAGGACTAATCTTGAGCGGCTTACTTCAGAAACTTGCTGATATTGTTGTCAGTAAAATGGGTGGACCTGTTGGTAGTGCTGATAAAATCACAAAAAGCTGGGCTGTGAGGAGTCGTGAACTTCGAGATTCCTTAAGATCTATTGTTCTTCCCCTTGGCAGTCTTGATGTTGGACTTTCACGTCACCGAGCCCTACTTTTCAAGGTAAGATTCTCTCAATTTATTATGCAACGTGATTTGCATATAAAACTTGAAACACTTTAGACAACTTATTGCGGTCAATTTTTTTAATCATCTTCAAACTTATATGCGGAAAACAATTTTTTGATTGTGGAATTTTGTGGTCCCATTTTACCTGTGTCTATTTGACATATTGTCATTAAAATGGATCACACATATGTTTTGATTGTATCATTGCGATGACCTGATAACAAAGCATAAGGCCTCCAGGTGGGCAGAATTCTTACTTTTGAATCTTTATTAACCTGGCATATGTAGAACAATAAAATTGAACTTCCTTTGCCTCTCTTtaaccaaaaatacaaaaaagaaagaatCATTTTTAAGTAAATGTTATGTCACCATGACTTCAAAGTTGGTCACACTCATGCAAGGTCTTTGATTTCAGCTAATGCTATTCTTAATTATTCTGGTGCCTAGGTACTAGCTGATAGGATTAATATTCCCTGTATGCTTGTCAAAGGGAGCTATTACACAGGAACAGATGATGGAGCAGTGAATTTAATTAAAGCAGATGATGGAAGGTATTTATCTTAATATTGCTATTACCCAGATTAATGAgttattttacatttttattattGCTTCTAAGAAAATTTAATTCCCTAAACATTTCAAATCAGCCTCTGATGTGTTTGGTTCCACATGGAATGTGTTCTATTGGGTTAGAAGCTTTATTAGATATTTCATTTTCATGTTCATCCAGAGGCAGAGCACACCCAAGAGCaattttatttcacatttttcCATTTTGTATTCCCGATGCTTTGCAAAACTCTGCCTCACCTTTGAGATGGAGAAACTAGTCCACCTGTATGAGTTAGTTGAGCATATTGCATCTTCTGGTGTAGGTAATTTAGTTTCACAGGGAAAAACTGTTCAATTTATTGCACTGGTGGATAGATTATTGGATTACATCGAGTCATTGATTGCAATTTATGCTTATTTGGATTCTCAAATAATTTCATGTTGCTCAATTTGAACTTATTTGGAAGATATTAGACCACAAACAGTTTACCTTAATGACCTAGCATTTGGCCCATGgcctttaaataaaattaatagtgCTGGTCTTGCATAATGTTGGAACAATTTCAATTGCTGTTACTGATTTGTTCAACTGATGCAGTGAATACATTATTGATATGATGGGTGCTCCTGGGGCTCTTATTCCAGCTGAGGTACCTAGTAATCAGCTCCAAAACTACAGCTTTGCTGTCAGGGGTTGTGCAGAAATTGTAGGGTTACCTAACACAACACATCCGCTGCTTGCTGATGAAACTGGAGTGCTGGGAACCCCATCTGATCTTGGCAAAATCTCAACCCTGAGGGTCCAGCCAGAAGAACTACTATTAAATATGGGCAGTCAAACAAAACCAGATAAAATACATCATGTTGAAGAAAATGACACAGAAGCATACAAATGCTCTTCACCTACAGAACCATCACCTGCAGAAAAGATCCGTGTAAATAATGTCTCCAAGTATGTCCTCAGTGCAGCAAAGAACCCGGAATTTGCTCAAAAGCTGCACACTGTTCTATTAGAGAGTGGTGCATTACCCCCTTCTGATCTTTTTTCTGATATGAATCTTCAGGATATGGGTGAGCATAAAGTAAATGTAAAAAATGCTGATGCTGTTCAAGCAGACCCAAATGGGTTGTTATTAAGCCATGAGAATTGTCTCATACCCTCTCAAGGGCTAGGCTGTGCCAATAATACTAGGTTATGTAAATCAGCTGACTGGTTAGCTGGACAGAAAAAAGAATTGCATATAGATGCCATTAGATTTTGTAACTCTTTACAGGGTGATAATACAAGGAAGGGGCTTGTAGCTGCTTCTGACAGGATTAATGGTTTAGAGCTATCTAATTCATTAATTGATTCACTTGCTGTCATCGAATCTTCTGAGCCCAAAGCAGCTGTTAATGGGTTTGACTTCTTTGGTGACGATGAAGAAAATAGTTTTCCAAATAAGGTTGAAGCAACTTGTAGCAACACTGGAAGGGGGACAGATTCATCCACTCAAATAAATGAGATGGTCAATGGAGGTGGTATACGACATGATGGTAAAAGCAAGGAAGTTAATCCAGTACTTGGTGAAGGAACAGAATGGGAAATTCAATGGGAAGATCTCTCTGTTGGTGAGCGCATTGGTATTGGTAAGTGAATTCCCCTGCTTAAATGTGAGGGTTTACTTGTATATTTTGTTAAATAGAATTCAAAATTGTACATTGCTatttgaatgaatggatttcacTAAAGGAGATCTGGTATAAAAAGGTTGAAAATATTCTCCCTGTGCTTATGATGCTATCTTGCTAATCTATCTCATACAAACTTCTTGCAGGTTCTTATG is a genomic window of Arachis ipaensis cultivar K30076 chromosome B06, Araip1.1, whole genome shotgun sequence containing:
- the LOC107605504 gene encoding serine/threonine-protein kinase EDR1, with product MPKMKHLLRKLHIGGATTATPTTAIHHVPPPPPIIAPSTSSASSSALPSPTPIVVDPIPNPSSTTTTSISNSENGVVSDFGLLEEEEFQMQLALAISASDPDVHKDPESAQIDAAKQISLGYEASLSDTQGLVQFQSLRYWNYNIIGYEEKVMDGFYDVYGITSNLTERGKMPLLVDLQTTPVSRNIDCEVIVVNRTVDTQLKQLEEKAYALLNECGVSELGLILSGLLQKLADIVVSKMGGPVGSADKITKSWAVRSRELRDSLRSIVLPLGSLDVGLSRHRALLFKVLADRINIPCMLVKGSYYTGTDDGAVNLIKADDGSEYIIDMMGAPGALIPAEVPSNQLQNYSFAVRGCAEIVGLPNTTHPLLADETGVLGTPSDLGKISTLRVQPEELLLNMGSQTKPDKIHHVEENDTEAYKCSSPTEPSPAEKIRVNNVSKYVLSAAKNPEFAQKLHTVLLESGALPPSDLFSDMNLQDMGEHKVNVKNADAVQADPNGLLLSHENCLIPSQGLGCANNTRLCKSADWLAGQKKELHIDAIRFCNSLQGDNTRKGLVAASDRINGLELSNSLIDSLAVIESSEPKAAVNGFDFFGDDEENSFPNKVEATCSNTGRGTDSSTQINEMVNGGGIRHDGKSKEVNPVLGEGTEWEIQWEDLSVGERIGIGSYGEVYRADCNGTEVAVKKFLDQDFSGDALAQFKSEVEIMLRLRHPNVVLFMGAITRSPHFSILTEFLPRGSLYRLLHRPNVRIDEKRRLRMALDVAKGMNYLHTSNPPIVHRDLKSPNLLVDKHWVVKVCDFGLSRMKHHTFLSSKSCAGTPEWMAPEVLRNEPANEKCDVYSFGVILWELATMMIPWKGLNPMQVVGAVGFQNKRLEIPDNVNPAVAQIIRDCWQMEPHLRPSFAQLMSRLSRLQHLVAGIASSPQ